A single genomic interval of Streptomyces sp. BA2 harbors:
- a CDS encoding response regulator transcription factor, producing the protein MRVVIAEDAAVLRELLGQMLAERGHEICASVSDADTLRAAVAEHRPDVTVTDIRMPPTHTDEGLRAAIDIRREHPGTGVLLFSQYVETKYATRLLAAGSAGVGYLLKDRVANVAEFTDALERVAAGGTALDPEVVTQLAGAGRRAEELAPLTDREREVLSLMAEGRSNAAIAQSLVVSAGTVEKHVAAVFDKLGLPASHDHNRRVLAVVRYLRG; encoded by the coding sequence ATGCGCGTCGTGATCGCTGAGGATGCCGCGGTACTGCGGGAGTTGCTGGGCCAGATGCTCGCGGAGCGTGGGCACGAGATCTGTGCGTCCGTGAGCGATGCGGACACGCTGCGCGCCGCGGTCGCCGAGCACCGCCCGGACGTCACGGTGACCGACATCCGGATGCCGCCGACGCACACCGACGAAGGGCTCCGTGCGGCCATCGACATCCGCCGCGAGCACCCCGGCACGGGAGTGCTGCTCTTCTCCCAGTACGTGGAGACGAAGTACGCCACGCGGCTGCTCGCCGCGGGTTCGGCGGGCGTCGGTTACCTGCTCAAGGACCGCGTCGCGAACGTCGCGGAGTTCACCGACGCGCTGGAGCGGGTGGCCGCGGGCGGTACGGCGCTGGACCCCGAGGTCGTCACGCAGCTGGCCGGGGCCGGTCGCCGTGCGGAGGAGCTCGCGCCCCTCACCGACCGCGAGCGCGAAGTCCTCTCGCTGATGGCCGAGGGCCGGTCCAACGCGGCGATCGCGCAGAGTCTCGTCGTCTCCGCGGGCACCGTCGAGAAGCATGTGGCCGCCGTCTTCGACAAGCTCGGGCTGCCCGCGTCACATGACCACAACCGCCGTGTCCTGGCGGTTGTTCGCTACTTGCGCGGGTGA
- a CDS encoding PP2C family protein-serine/threonine phosphatase produces the protein MPSHVFADRPSAQPPERGSVEALITQTRRLRGEVDAVRRDTGPDQSDPQGRWQRALCDLAVHQLNDLDEHLAQLRDGPVEPAVEPAAPAVPPPLEPQRGSLLSRVGSAEWNLLNDEASWSGELYHILGRDPQAPPLSLDELPSLVHVDDQPMLTAMVTDCLIDGKPIDGEFRIVRTDGGVRQVHMMGEPVLAADGSTASMWAVLRDVSELRRSQRVVRETRDSLQRQRHIAQTEHRLAVELQEAVLPPWRGSLRFPHGGPAALDLAAHYLPSSTSSLIGGDWYDAMELPDGQFLLSVGDLTGHGVTVTSGMAMLLGAVRGMAVAGVPPAQLMGWLNQLLDTTAQPALGSAVCCQYTPATHTLSWAQAGHPAPLLFRDGTGRALTPPGGVILGATSGATYEQAEEQLEPGDLLLLHTDGLVPRRTRDAATSRLLALAPRFRDPRGAQDCVRTVVEEFGVAPREDDACLLIARVNS, from the coding sequence ATGCCGTCCCATGTCTTCGCGGACCGCCCTTCCGCCCAGCCGCCCGAGCGCGGCTCGGTCGAAGCGCTGATCACGCAGACGCGCCGGCTCCGCGGCGAGGTCGACGCCGTGCGCCGAGATACCGGGCCCGATCAGAGCGACCCGCAGGGGCGCTGGCAGCGGGCCCTGTGCGACCTGGCGGTCCACCAGCTCAACGACCTGGACGAACACCTCGCCCAGTTGCGGGACGGACCCGTGGAACCGGCCGTGGAGCCCGCCGCTCCGGCCGTGCCCCCGCCGCTCGAACCACAGCGCGGTTCGCTGCTCAGCCGGGTCGGCAGCGCGGAGTGGAACCTCCTGAACGACGAGGCGAGTTGGTCGGGCGAGCTGTACCACATCCTCGGGCGGGACCCGCAGGCTCCCCCGCTCTCCCTCGACGAACTGCCCTCCCTGGTGCACGTCGACGACCAGCCGATGCTGACGGCCATGGTCACGGACTGCCTGATCGACGGGAAGCCGATCGACGGCGAGTTCCGTATCGTGCGCACCGACGGCGGCGTACGACAGGTGCACATGATGGGCGAGCCCGTGCTCGCCGCTGATGGCAGCACCGCCTCGATGTGGGCGGTCTTGCGGGACGTCAGCGAGCTGCGCCGCAGCCAGCGAGTGGTGCGCGAGACCCGTGACTCGTTGCAGCGCCAGCGGCACATCGCGCAGACAGAGCACCGGCTCGCGGTCGAACTGCAGGAGGCTGTGCTGCCGCCGTGGCGCGGCTCCCTGCGGTTCCCGCACGGCGGACCCGCGGCGCTCGACCTCGCCGCGCACTACCTCCCTTCCTCCACGAGCTCCCTGATCGGCGGCGACTGGTACGACGCGATGGAGCTGCCCGACGGCCAGTTCCTGCTCAGCGTCGGCGACCTCACGGGGCACGGCGTCACCGTCACGTCGGGCATGGCGATGCTGCTCGGCGCGGTACGCGGCATGGCGGTAGCCGGGGTGCCCCCGGCCCAACTGATGGGCTGGCTCAACCAGTTACTGGACACCACCGCGCAACCGGCCCTCGGCAGCGCCGTCTGCTGCCAGTACACCCCCGCCACCCACACCCTCAGCTGGGCGCAGGCGGGACACCCCGCCCCGCTGCTGTTCCGCGACGGGACGGGGCGCGCGCTGACGCCACCAGGGGGAGTGATCCTCGGGGCGACCTCCGGAGCCACGTACGAGCAGGCCGAAGAGCAACTCGAGCCCGGTGACCTGCTGTTGCTGCACACCGATGGCCTTGTCCCACGGCGCACCAGGGACGCGGCCACGAGCCGGCTGCTCGCGCTCGCGCCACGTTTCAGGGACCCGCGGGGTGCACAGGACTGCGTACGGACAGTCGTCGAAGAGTTCGGCGTGGCCCCGCGTGAGGACGACGCCTGCCTGCTGATCGCGCGGGTCAATTCCTGA